A window from Rhea pennata isolate bPtePen1 chromosome 1, bPtePen1.pri, whole genome shotgun sequence encodes these proteins:
- the ANKRD16 gene encoding ankyrin repeat domain-containing protein 16, whose protein sequence is MAAGEGPKRLARLARAGRLDLLREALRPGEAAAAAAAALLLPHAARHGRLDVLAYLVEGLGAGLEGVDGDYKRPLHEAAAAGSAACVSYLLRKGASVDCLKKADWTPLMMACTRPNLEVIKHLVEHGANPLLKNKDGWNCFHIASREGHLHILQYLLAVSPDSWDTESRIKRTPLHTAAMHGRSDVVELLLERCQYKPDSRDNCGVTPFMDAIQNGHVNIARLLLEKHQACPSAVDALGAQSLHLAAVTAQDGAIRFLVSELGVDVNERATELRLTALHYAAKEGHAHTIETLLSLGADVRAKDGKSRSALHMACAGQHATCARILLRAGLRDSLDSTGTLARQLARKPDVIQVFQETDASA, encoded by the exons ATGGCTGCGGGCGAAGGGCCCAAGCGGCTGGCGCGGCTGGCGCGGGCCGGCAGGCTGGACCTGCTGCGGGAAGCGCTGCGgccgggcgaggcggcggcggcggcggcggcggcgctgctgctgccccacGCGGCCCGCCACGGCCGCCTCGACGTCCTCGCCTACCTCGTGGAGGGCCTGGGCGCCGGCCTCGAGGGCGTCGACGGCGACTACAAGCGGCCCCTGCacgaggcggccgcggcgggcagcgccgcctGCGTCTCGTACCTGCTGCGGAAGGGCGCCAGCGTCGACTGCCTGAAAAAGGCCGACTG GACTCCCCTGATGATGGCTTGCACCAGGCCAAACCTGGAGGTGATCAAGCACCTTGTGGAGCATGGAGCAAACCCACTGCTGAAGAACAAGGATGGCTGGAACTGCTTCCACATCGCGAGTCGGGAGGGCCATCTCCACATCCTCCAGTACCTGCTGGCTGTGTCCCCGGACAGCTGGGACACGGAGAGCAGAATAAAGAGAACGCCCCTGCACACGGCAG CGATGCACGGCCGATCCGACgtggtggagctgctcctggagcG GTGCCAGTACAAACCTGACAGCAGGGACAACTGTGGAGTCACTCCCTTTATGGATGCCATCCAGAACGGGCATGTGAACATTGCCCGGCTGCTCCTGGAAAAACACCAG GCCTGTCCTTCAGCCGTGGACGCGCTGGGCGCTCAGTCTCTGCACCTTGCGGCTGTCACGGCCCAGGATGGAGCCATCCGCTTCCTCGTCTCCGAGCTTGGTGTCGATGTCAACGAGAGAGCGACGGAGCTCCGACTCACAGCGCTCCACTATGCAGCCAAG GAAGGACATGCACACACCATCGAGACACTACTGTCCCTCGGCGCCGATGTCCGCGCAAAGGATGGGAAGAGCCGTTCCG ccctgcacaTGGCCTGCGCAGGGCAGCACGCGACCTGCGCACGGATCCTGCTccgcgccgggctgcgggaCTCCCTGGACAGCACGGGCACCCTGGCACGGCAGCTTGCAAGGAAGCCAGATGTCATCCAAGTTTTCCAAGAAACGGATGCTAGTGCATGA